A genomic window from Solanum dulcamara chromosome 11, daSolDulc1.2, whole genome shotgun sequence includes:
- the LOC129872529 gene encoding uncharacterized protein LOC129872529, whose amino-acid sequence MTGGEEFNAAANIMIPVENPESSQNIADIQNDEKMAHMAQELEILREELRQVRDLAKLSATTFPSFKMPSYLPRADLPPTDSPNMPKRAPVHGQAPLAHPSAIRTAPDLPTQDPVTPTYPVTNQIFGAHTVAPYDSQIPPVYAVEAPTFTTPVRVKVPYEVDQYAEMEKDARLKEDKSIDAQLRGLRKALKNLQVTRGTESLDYDDLCIHPDIDMPVGYKPPKFDIFDGKSDPHAHLRAYCDKLVGVGRNEKLRMKLFIRSLSGEALTWYTRQDPRKWYNWQEMAEDFMNRFRFNTEITADRFSLANIQKKPSEDFQEYARRWRTEAARVQPPLDESELSKYFIRAQEGIYFDKMMSMMGQKFAELVKMGDFIEEGIKSGKIQSMAALQAASKAIQSGSIGGIKKKREDVSVVNYQHGGQSHQYPNNPQIVAHTPYTSYPVYNTRPHYNPPRAPTYQSPTRPHVPLQAPTHQNRPAYVPRPRPNLEARNTRTYTPIAEPYAQLFERLRIAGVLQPVEGKLPDPIPYNFDGNKRCAYHSGIQGHDTEDCYGLKNQVETLIRRGIIKCTPTPPNVNNNPLPNHENREVNMISLEEEYNLGETITPVWNAEEAATASPVQPIITVQLKEPLTVQTYLPRVVVTTTVARKAEFDTKEVPWDYKTKAKGKMIDTAVAQGMTRSGRCYTPENLDQGVIGEEPNPKKNVTDAEVTKFWRKMQPKDYSVEEQLKKTSAHISIMSLLMSSEAHRNALMEVLNGVCIPKETASETLAATIGQVLESNKISFHDNELPTEGTGHNKALHIAVKCRDKIVTRVLIDDGSGCNICPFTTMRVLGLNMGDIEESRVKVRAFDGAQRSVIGEIHLTLQVGPAEFPILFQVMDVSSNYNLLLGRPWVHMAKAVPSTLHQCVKFEWGHTEVTVHGELNHPIYSVNSVPVTEELDGATFHTLEIMQAVRIDEKLESVGVKLSGAAKMVATEMLKYGYQPKTGLGPRANGIVEPIQLKHQKGTTGLGYGSTSGRVHNRGSIKTTFVPEQVPILDHASDDDIVEGIGNLFVTMIGEKEEIDLRKLSIRDSKPGESLQNWTVSPSLFRQKSW is encoded by the coding sequence ATGACAGGTGGAGAAGAATTTAATGCTGCTGCAAACATAATGATACCAGTAGAAAATCCTGaaagttctcaaaatatagCCGACATCCAAAATGACGAGAAGATGGCTCACATGGCGCAAGAGCTTGAGATTTTGAGAGAGGAACTACGTCAAGTGCGAGACTTGGCCAAGCTTTCGGCTACTACCTTCCCAAGTTTCAAGATGCCCAGCTACCTCCCTAGAGCTGACCTGCCTCCTACAGATTCTCCAAACATGCCTAAACGTGCTCCCGTTCATGGTCAAGCACCATTAGCTCATCCGTCTGCAATCAGGACTGCTCCTGACCTTCCCACTCAAGACCCCGTCACACCTACCTACCCAGTGACAAACCAGATATTTGGAGCACACACCGTCGCTCCTTATGATTCACAAATCCCACCTGTATATGCTGTTGAGGCCCCTACTTTCACGACACCGGTTAGGGTCAAAGTCCCGTATGAGGTTGACCAATATGCAGAAATGGAGAAGGATGCTCGATTAAAAGAAGATAAGTCAATAGACGCTCAACTTCGAGGTCTAAGAAAGGCGTTGAAAAACCTACAAGTCACTAGGGGAACAGAGAGCTTAGATTATGATGACTTATGCATCCACCCAGATATTGACATGCCGGTAGGATACAAGCCCCCAAAGTTTGACATATTTGATGGAAAGAGCGATCCTCACGCACATCTGAGGGCATACTGTGACAAGTTAGTCGGTGTAGGGAGAAATGAGAAACTAAGAATGAAGTTGTTCATTCGAAGTCTATCTGGAGAAGCGTTGACTTGGTATACACGCCAGGATCCTCGCAAATGGTATAACTGGCAGGAAATGGCTGAGGATTTCATGAATCGTTTCAGATTTAATACTGAAATCACTGCGGACAGGTTCTCATTAGCCAACATACAAAAGAAACCATCGGAGGACTTCCAGGAGTATGCACGACGTTGGAGAACCGAGGCTGCAAGGGTTCAACCACCGCTCGATGAGAGTGAGctctcaaaatactttattcgAGCCCAAGAAGGTATCTACTTTGACAAGATGATGTCAATGATGGGCCAAAAGTTTGCAGAATTGGTCAAGATGGGAGATTTTATAGAGGAAGGCATCAAATCAGGTAAAATTCAGTCCATGGCTGCATTGCAAGCTGCAAGTAAGGCCATACAATCAGGATCCATTGGTGGCATCAAGAAGAAAAGGGAGGATGTTTCAGTCGTCAATTACCAACATGGAGGACAATCCCACCAATACCCAAACAATCCCCAAATTGTTGCACATACTCCATACACCTCGTATCCAGTGTATAATACCCGACCACACTATAATCCACCTCGAGCACCAACATACCAAAGTCCAACAAGACCACATGTCCCACTCCAAGCACCAACCCACCAAAACAGACCAGCATATGTGCCAAGACCACGTCCAAATCTCGAAGCCAGAAATACTCGCACCTATACACCCATTGCTGAACCTTATGCTCAATTGTTTGAAAGGTTAAGGATAGCAGGAGTACTACAGCCAGTTGAGGGAAAACTCCCCGACCCAATCCCTTACAATTTTGATGGAAACAAGCGATGCGCTTACCACTCGGGAATCCAAGGGCATGACACAGAAGATTGTTATGGCTTGAAAAACCAGGTTGAGACGTTGATCAGAAGAGGAATAATAAAATGCACTCCAACACCTCCGAATGTGAACAACAACCCTTTGCCAAATCATGAGAATCGAGAAGTCAACATGATTTCTCTAGAAGAAGAGTACAACTTGGGAGAAACCATCACGCCTGTCTGGAACGCCGAAGAAGCTGCCACTGCATCTCCAGTGCAACCTATTATCACTGTTCAGCTAAAGGAACCTCTTACTGTCCAAACATATCTCCCGAGAGTTGTAGTAACCACTACAGTTGCTAGAAAGGCTGAGTTTGACACCAAAGAAGTCCCATGGGATTATAAAACAAAAGCCAAGGGCAAGATGATTGACACCGCTGTGGCTCAGGGGATGACTAGATCAGGAAGGTGCTATACTCCCGAGAATCTGGATCAAGGAGTTATTGGGGAGGAGCCGAATCCCAAGAAGAATGTTACGGATGCTGAAGTCAcaaaattttggagaaagatgCAGCCGAAAGACTATTCAGTCGAAGAGCAACTGAAGAAGACCTCGGCTCATATATCCATAATGTCTTTGCTAATGAGTTCTGAGGCTCATAGGAATGCTTTGATGGAGGTGTTAAATGGGGTTTGCATTCCAAAAGAGACCGCAAGTGAAACCTTAGCTGCAACAATTGGACAAGTATTGGAATCTAACAAAATCTCTTtccatgataatgagctaccaACGGAAGGGACTGGACACAACAAAGCACTCCATATCGCGGTCAAATGTCGTGATAAGATTGTGACCCGAGTTCTGATTGATGACGGTTCTGGATGTAACATCTGCCCTTTCACAACTATGAGAGTTTTAGGCTTGAATATGGGAGATATAGAGGAAAGTCGTGTAAAGGTGAGAGCTTTTGATGGAGCACAGAGAAGCGTCATTGGAGAAATCCATCTCACATTGCAAGTGGGACCAGCAGAATTCCCTATTTTATTTCAAGTGATGGATGTGTCATCGAACTACAACCTGCTGCTGGGAAGACCATGGGTCCATATGGCAAAAGCAGTCCCTTCAACTCTTCATCAATGTGTAAAGTTTGAGTGGGGTCACACAGAAGTTACTGTTCATGGGGAGCTCAATCACCCCATTTATTCTGTCAATTCTGTTCCAGTAACTGAGGAATTAGATGGAGCCACTTTTCACACTTTAGAAATCATGCAAGCTGTGAGGATTGACGAGAAGTTAGAGTCGGTTGGTGTGAAATTGTCAGGGGCAGCGAAGATGGTCGCAACAGAGATGTTGAAATACGGGTATCAGCCTAAGACAGGACTTGGACCCAGGGCCAATGGCATAGTTGAACCCATCCAGTTGAAGCATCAGAAAGGTACCACTGGACTCGGATATGGATCTACATCGGGACGAGTCCACAACAGGGGATCCATCAAGACAACGTTCGTACCAGAGCAAGTTCCGATTCTAGATCACGCATCTGACGATGATATAGTGGAAGGAATAGGAAATTTGTTCGTGAccatgattggagaaaaggaagagatagaTCTCCGCAAATTGAGCATCCGTGATTCCAAGCCTGGAGAAAGCTTGCAGAATTGGACCGTCAGTCCTTCCCTGTTTCGACAAAAGTCCTGGTAG